In a genomic window of Telopea speciosissima isolate NSW1024214 ecotype Mountain lineage chromosome 5, Tspe_v1, whole genome shotgun sequence:
- the LOC122661956 gene encoding uncharacterized protein LOC122661956 codes for MSLGFPRFSWWVWGGKDNESTVSSGASLNSSSDLGLGGRESDTIKFPSMKGGKMHSTPRRIKRKWHSREERRIDREYDVVLVPSDGGCLSGSESDDSDWSIGWLEPHAPDFLSDDETESSFAVLVPCYGRGRRELVEVDNPKNQFLDAIGNLPNTANHFLESKKYMEEWVSSLQNN; via the exons ATGTCTCTGGGTTTCCCTCGATTTTCTTGGTGGGTGTGGGGTGGAAAAGATAACGAATCTACTGTCTCATCCGGAGCTTCTTTGAATTCTTCATCTGATTTGGGATTGGGTGGGAGAGAATCTGATACTATCAAATTTCCTTCAATGAAAGGCGGAAAGATGCACTCCACGCCGAGAAGGATTAAGCGGAAATGGCACAGTCGAGAAGAGCGAAGAATCGACAGGGAATATGATGTGGTTCTGGTTCCATCAGATGGTGGGTGTTTATCGGGATCAGAATCTGACGACTCCGattggtcgattgggtggtTGGAACCCCATGCCCCTGATTTCCTGAGTGACGATGAGACTGAAAGCAGTTTTGCCGTGCTGGTTCCATGCTATGGCCGTGGTCGTAGGGAGCTGGTGGAGGTGGATAACCCCAAGAACCAGTTTTTGGATGCCATTGGAAACCTCCCCAATACTGCAAACCATTTTCTAG AAAGCAAGAAGTATATGGAAGAGTGGGTATCTTCTCTTCAGAACAACTGA